The following proteins are co-located in the Triticum aestivum cultivar Chinese Spring chromosome 1A, IWGSC CS RefSeq v2.1, whole genome shotgun sequence genome:
- the LOC123138196 gene encoding protein trichome birefringence-like 33 — translation MVATESAYIVCPPLWNFALLPPSSRSKLVCSSAFCKQRDIDQGIIISTREEMVKAPLHSSSSAAAAAATFSLVAKKARLSPFILLSLLFMLLFSFLYGEELAALVGRPAGRHSAAHLDVSVNREHQQPDDGSGVEDGWQRKKKRWQGRLAFAVNDEDEDEECDVFSGSWVRDEEAHPLYREEECPYIQPQLTCQAQGRPDRGYQSWRWQPHDCTLPAFNPTQMLETLRNKRMMFVGDSLNRGQFTSMVCLLQSAIPSPDAKSFEMSADQQHTVFTAREYNATVEFYWAPFLLQSNADDAVVHKISDRMVRNGSIAHHGRHWEGADVLVFNTYLWWCTGLRFRVVNGPIADAREEDAAWVSTEEAYGMAFRDMLQWVRENMDFNTTRVFFTSMSPTHGKSQDWGGAAGGNCYNETAMIEDAGYWGTDGRRSVMRVIREILDGDGADVPLTFLNVTQLSMYRKDAHTSVYKKQWSPLTPEQVADPRTYADCVHWCLPGLQDTWNELLYSKLFYP, via the exons ATGGTGGCAACTGAATCAGCCTATATAGTATGCCCCCCACTATGGAACTTTGCACTGCTGCCGCCATCATCACGCTCAAAACTTGTTTGCAGCTCCGCATTCTGCAAGCAAAGAGACATTGATCAGGGGATCATCATATCGACCAGGGAGGAGATGGTGAAGGCGCCTCTCCACTCCTCgtcctcggccgccgccgccgcggccaccttCTCGCTGGTCGCCAAGAAGGCGCGGCTCTCGCCCTTCATCCTGCTGTCGCTGCTCTTCATgctcctcttctccttcctctacgGGGAAGAGCTGGCGGCGCTCGTCGGCCGGCCAGCTGGTCGACATTCGGCGGCACACCTCGACGTCAGCGTCAACCGCGAGCATCAGCAGCCGGACG ATGGATCGGGGGTGGAGGATGggtggcagaggaagaagaagaggtggcaGGGGAGGCTGGCGTTCGCGGTgaacgacgaggacgaggacgaggagtgCGACGTGTTCTCGGGGAGCTGGGTGCGGGACGAGGAGGCGCACCCGCTGTACCGGGAGGAGGAGTGCCCCTACATCCAGCCGCAGCTCACCTGCCAGGCGCAGGGCCGCCCCGACAGGGGCTACCAGTCCTGGCGATGGCAGCCGCACGACTGCACCCTCCCCGC GTTCAACCCGACGCAGATGCTGGAGACGCTGCGGAACAAGCGGATGATGTTCGTGGGCGACTCGCTGAACCGCGGGCAGTTCACGTCCATGGTGTGCCTCCTCCAGTCCGCCATCCCGTCGCCGGACGCCAAGTCCTTCGAGATGTCCGCCGACCAGCAGCACACCGTGTTCACCGCCAGGGAGTACAACGCGACGGTGGAGTTCTACTGGGCGCCCTTCCTGCTGCAGTCCAACGCGGACGACGCCGTGGTGCACAAGATCTCGGACCGCATGGTGCGCAACGGCTCCATCGCCCACCACGGCCGCCACTGGGAGGGCGCCGACGTGCTGGTCTTCAACACCTACCTCTGGTGGTGCACCGGGCTGCGCTTCAGGGTCGTGAACGGGCCGATCGCCGACGCCAGGGAGGAGGACGCGGCGTGGGTGTCCACGGAGGAGGCCTACGGCATGGCGTTCCGGGACATGCTGCAGTGGGTGAGGGAGAACATGGACTTCAACACCACCAGGGTCTTCTTCACCAGCATGTCGCCCACCCACGGCAAGAGCCAGGACTGGGGCGGCGCGGCGGGGGGCAACTGCTACAACGAGACGGCGATGATCGAGGACGCCGGGTACTGGGGCACGGACGGGCGGCGGAGCGTGATGCGGGTGATCAGGGAGATCCTCGACGGCGACGGCGCCGACGTGCCGCTCACGTTCCTCAACGTGACGCAGCTGTCCATGTACCGCAAGGACGCGCACACCTCCGTCTACAAGAAGCAGTGGAGCCCGCTGACGCCGGAGCAGGTCGCCGACCCCAGGACCTACGCCGACTGCGTCCACTGGTGCCTCCCGGGGCTCCAGGACACGTGGAACGAACTCCTCTACTCCAAGCTCTTCTACCCTTGA